The genomic segment CTCAGGTGGAGGAGCTGCGCGCGTATCTCGTCGAGGAGGCGGACGTTCCCGCGATCCCCGTGGTGGGCGGTAATGCCCCGGCGCTCTGGCTGCTCGGCAGGTCCGGCGACAGCGCCGAACTCGCCGCCGAACTCGGGCTGCCGTACGCCTTCGCCCACCACCTGACCCCCGACCTGCGACCGGCGACGCTGGTCAGCGTGTCCGTCATCGCCGCGGACACCGACGAGCGCGCGGAATGGCTCGCCGGTTCGACGCGGATGAAGGTGCACAGCCGACTCCGCGGCCACCGGATCCAGCTGCCCAGCCCGGAAGACGCCGGCCACTACGACAGTCCGGTCACCGGGGCCCGGGTGCTCTGCGGAAGCCCGGAAACGCTGCTGCCGCAACTGCAAGCCGTCCTGGACGGCAGCGGCGCCGGAGAACTGATGATCACCACGCCGGTGTACCACCACGAAGACCGGCGCCGCTCCTACGAACTCCTCGCCCCACTCACCACCCGGCTGACACCCGGCCCAATGCTATGAGTGGGGCATTACTTGCGTTCATTGCAAGTAATGCCCCACTCATAGCATTCGCCTTCCACCTTCGGCTGAGGCCGTGACTGTGTGATTCGGCTGCCTGAGTGTGTGATTCGGCTGCCTGGGTGTGGGGTTCGGCTGCCTGAACGTGGAACTCGGCTGCGGGAACGTGCGACTCGCCCGGGGGCGGGAGTGCTGGCACGCGGCGCCTACGATCGGCGGGTGGCTGAGCCCCGAGGAACCGACGCGCCGCCGGATGATCTGCTGTCGTTCGTGGAGGTCGCGCTCGATCGGACGCAGGAACGCCTGCCCGGCACGGATCGCGCGGCGATGGCCATGGTGCTGATGATCCACCGGGTGGCGAACGCGCTCGTCTACGACCTCGAATCCACTGTCCACCGGCCCGCCGGGTGGAGCTGGTCGGCCTTCCGGCTGGTGTTCACGCTGTGGGTTTCCGGGCCGCAGGAACCGAGCCGCGCCGCGGAGCTGACCGGGATGAGCCGCGCCGCGGTGTCCAGCCTCGCCAAGACGCTCACCACCTCCGGCTTGCTCGACCGGGTGCCCGACGGCCGCGATCGCCGCACCGTGCTGCTGGCGCTCACCGACACCGGCAGGCAGCGGCTCGAGGAGACCTTCCGCCGCCACAACGAGCGCGAAGCGGCCTGGGCCGGACTGCTCGAACCCGGCGAACTCGAGGTGCTCAACCGCGTCCTCGGCAAGCTCGCGTCGGCCGCGCACACCGAGGACTGGGTCAACCTCCGCTTCTAGAAATGTGACCCAGGTCACTGGCGTTCCCCGCGGTGGTCCCGTACGTTCCCCGGTAATCAAACCTTTGATTATCTCCCGACGCCGGGAAGGGACTGCCAATGACGCTCAGCCCCAGCACCGTCCCCACCAGCCCCGCGCAACTGCGGCGCGTGGTGGGCGCCAGCCTGGTCGGCACCACGATCGAGTGGTACGACTTCTTCATCTACGCCTCCGCCGCCGGCCTGGTGTTCGGCAAGCAGTTCTTCCCGGCGCTCGACGGCACGGCGGCGCTGCTGGCCTCGTTCGCCACGCTCGGCGTCAGCTTCGTCGCCCGGCCCATCGGCGGCATCGTCGCCGGGCACCTGGGGGACCGGTACGGGCGCAAGGTCGTGCTGGTGGCCACGCTCCTGCTGATGGGCGTCTCCACGGTCGGCGTCGGCCTGCTCCCCGCGTACGCGTCGATCGGCGTGGCCGCACCGGTGCTGCTCGTCGTTCTCCGCCTGCTGCAAGGACTTTCCGCCGGTGGCGAGTGGGGCGGGGCCGCGCTGATGTCGGTGGAGCACGCGCCACCCGGCCGTCGCGGCTTCTTCGGCTCGTTCCCGCAGATCGGCGTGCCGATCGGCCTGCTGCTGGCGAACCTGGTCTTCTTCGCCGTCTCGGCCACGACGACCGAGGAGCAGTTCCAGTCGTGGGGCTGGCGCGTGCCGTTCCTGCTGTCGGTGGTGCTGATCGGCGTCGGGTTCTTCGTGCGCGCCAAGGTTTCCGAGAGCCCGGTGTTCACCGAACTGCGTGACCGGCGGACCCGGCGGTCGGCGCCGCTGCCGCGACTGTTCCGGGCGCACCGGCGGGAACTGCTCGTCGCGATCGGCCTGTTCATCGCCAACAACATGGTCGGCTACATCCTGATCGCGTTCATCAACTCCTACGGCACCCGCACCCTGGGCCTGTCGAGCTCGTCGATGTTGTTCACGGGCATGGTCGGCGCGGTGGCCTGGGGCGTGTTCACCCTCCTGGCCGGACGGTGGTCCGACACCTGGGGCCGCCGCCGCACCTACCTCGTCGG from the Amycolatopsis magusensis genome contains:
- a CDS encoding LLM class flavin-dependent oxidoreductase, with product MTTEKVRLSVLDTAPIVQGSTPKQALEHTADLAVLADSLGYHRYWVPEHHGMRGVASSAPAVLVGHLAQVTRRLRVGAGGVLLPNHAPLVVAEQFGTLAALHPGRIDLGIGRAPGGPPAAVAAVRSGRTAGPFRAQVEELRAYLVEEADVPAIPVVGGNAPALWLLGRSGDSAELAAELGLPYAFAHHLTPDLRPATLVSVSVIAADTDERAEWLAGSTRMKVHSRLRGHRIQLPSPEDAGHYDSPVTGARVLCGSPETLLPQLQAVLDGSGAGELMITTPVYHHEDRRRSYELLAPLTTRLTPGPML
- a CDS encoding MarR family winged helix-turn-helix transcriptional regulator, whose product is MAEPRGTDAPPDDLLSFVEVALDRTQERLPGTDRAAMAMVLMIHRVANALVYDLESTVHRPAGWSWSAFRLVFTLWVSGPQEPSRAAELTGMSRAAVSSLAKTLTTSGLLDRVPDGRDRRTVLLALTDTGRQRLEETFRRHNEREAAWAGLLEPGELEVLNRVLGKLASAAHTEDWVNLRF
- a CDS encoding MFS transporter, with protein sequence MTLSPSTVPTSPAQLRRVVGASLVGTTIEWYDFFIYASAAGLVFGKQFFPALDGTAALLASFATLGVSFVARPIGGIVAGHLGDRYGRKVVLVATLLLMGVSTVGVGLLPAYASIGVAAPVLLVVLRLLQGLSAGGEWGGAALMSVEHAPPGRRGFFGSFPQIGVPIGLLLANLVFFAVSATTTEEQFQSWGWRVPFLLSVVLIGVGFFVRAKVSESPVFTELRDRRTRRSAPLPRLFRAHRRELLVAIGLFIANNMVGYILIAFINSYGTRTLGLSSSSMLFTGMVGAVAWGVFTLLAGRWSDTWGRRRTYLVGTIAMAAWTFPFFLLFDTRSMPLMLLSVVVLAFGLGLTYGPQAATYAELFPASVRYSGVSFAYAFGAILGGGFAPLVGTWLIGVTGTSLSVSAYMLLACLVTLAAVLALRERPAAEREAFVLATD